One Acidimicrobiia bacterium genomic region harbors:
- a CDS encoding DUF1214 domain-containing protein, with the protein MDRTYETTGAVHELLEVVGSLDASFLSGDRAVAEDQQVLEGYKWMFSILQVALDCYVWADPGNPRFVDIVGPYKKWGGDNADAFYQYAPVDPTRTYRVRGRRGDAAYLSLTVYGGPRDGRYSERIVGTVNDRDDLEIGPDGSFELVLGPARPAGWDGPFLKLEPDAVVAITRDYLQDPVHGARCTWHIESENPPRQWREDDADLARRFRAAATWVRDQAHLVPLGLGEPNHIDEPYPVQKVTFGWAAGDAAYAMGSYDLGPEEALVIRGRSPECAFWNLCLWNQFMHTYNYDYERCTINGAQAVPEADGSWTIVVAHDDPGHPNWVSTCGHPRGRLWFRWFYPAETPDAPTAEVVRRADVPAGP; encoded by the coding sequence ATGGATCGGACCTACGAGACGACGGGCGCCGTCCACGAGCTGCTCGAGGTCGTCGGCTCGCTCGATGCGAGCTTTCTGAGCGGCGACCGGGCCGTGGCCGAGGACCAGCAGGTGCTCGAGGGCTACAAGTGGATGTTCTCGATCCTGCAGGTCGCGCTCGACTGCTACGTGTGGGCCGACCCGGGCAACCCGCGGTTCGTCGACATCGTCGGCCCGTACAAGAAGTGGGGTGGGGACAACGCCGACGCCTTCTACCAGTACGCGCCCGTCGACCCCACGCGCACGTACCGGGTGCGGGGCCGCAGGGGCGACGCCGCCTACCTGTCGCTGACGGTCTACGGCGGGCCGCGGGACGGGCGTTACTCGGAGCGGATCGTGGGCACCGTCAACGACCGGGACGACCTCGAGATCGGCCCCGACGGATCGTTCGAGCTGGTCCTCGGCCCGGCCCGGCCGGCGGGCTGGGACGGGCCGTTCCTCAAGCTCGAGCCCGACGCGGTGGTGGCGATCACGCGCGACTACCTCCAGGACCCGGTTCACGGCGCGCGCTGCACCTGGCACATCGAGTCGGAGAACCCTCCGCGCCAGTGGCGTGAAGACGACGCCGACCTCGCCCGCCGGTTCCGCGCCGCCGCGACCTGGGTGCGCGACCAGGCCCACCTCGTGCCGCTCGGCCTCGGCGAGCCGAACCACATCGACGAGCCGTACCCAGTGCAAAAGGTGACGTTCGGCTGGGCCGCCGGCGACGCTGCCTACGCCATGGGGAGCTACGACCTGGGCCCGGAGGAGGCGCTCGTCATCCGGGGACGCTCACCGGAGTGCGCGTTCTGGAACCTGTGTCTCTGGAACCAGTTCATGCACACCTACAACTACGACTACGAGCGCTGCACGATCAACGGGGCCCAGGCGGTCCCTGAGGCGGACGGGTCCTGGACGATCGTCGTCGCGCACGACGACCCCGGGCACCCCAACTGGGTGTCGACGTGTGGACACCCGCGAGGCCGACTCTGGTTCCGGTGGTTCTATCCGGCCGAGACACCGGACGCGCCGACCGCGGAGGTGGTCCGTCGCGCCGACGTGCCCGCCGGGCCCTAG
- a CDS encoding MOSC domain-containing protein → MFEGQLVGIYVAPTAGAAMEARGEVEAVAGSGLVGDRYLGASGTYSGRRLADPKRAVTLIEREAIVAARSERELELGEDETRRNLVTLGVPLNHLVDREFRVGSARLRGVDLAEPCAYLERETRPGVRAALVHRAGLRAEILVGGLLRVGDTISPIGR, encoded by the coding sequence GTGTTCGAGGGGCAGCTGGTGGGGATCTACGTCGCGCCGACGGCGGGGGCGGCGATGGAGGCCCGGGGCGAGGTGGAGGCGGTGGCGGGGTCCGGCCTGGTCGGGGACCGATATCTCGGCGCGTCGGGCACGTACTCGGGCCGGCGCCTGGCCGACCCGAAGCGGGCGGTCACGCTCATCGAGCGCGAGGCGATCGTCGCCGCCCGGTCGGAGCGCGAGCTCGAGCTCGGGGAGGACGAGACCCGGCGCAACCTCGTGACCCTCGGCGTGCCGCTGAACCACCTCGTCGATCGCGAGTTTCGCGTCGGATCGGCCCGGTTGCGGGGTGTCGACCTGGCCGAGCCGTGCGCCTACCTCGAACGTGAGACCCGCCCCGGTGTTCGCGCCGCGCTCGTGCACCGCGCCGGGCTGCGGGCCGAGATCCTCGTGGGCGGTCTCCTTCGGGTGGGGGACACGATCAGCCCGATCGGGCGCTGA
- a CDS encoding alpha/beta hydrolase has protein sequence MPDPDPLRRAGRVRSIDVDGVPVHTVEWRPANPRPGRRVLLLHGLGANTLTWEPLAVPLAERLGAIVTAVDLIGFGRTRSSGRSAALSTQRRVVHTALDELGSALIIGNSMGACIGVGVTATRPESVAGLVLVDPAVPHPRPGVADWIRLAWLAPLAVPALGAGVVALRARTLGPERLVDTAVQASAGRADAVDPDLRRRMVELTAERLRWPDAATAYADAARSLVAYLARGLHRDLAAASAERPTLILHGADDRLVPLEAARHAADVHDLDLHVLDGMGHAPQLEDPGRVVGVIETWIEGRPLPGWTARPADAGR, from the coding sequence ATGCCCGATCCCGACCCGCTCCGTCGAGCCGGGCGGGTCCGCTCGATCGACGTCGACGGCGTCCCGGTGCACACCGTCGAGTGGCGCCCTGCGAATCCGCGCCCCGGGCGGCGGGTCTTGTTGCTGCACGGGCTGGGGGCGAACACCCTGACGTGGGAGCCCCTCGCGGTGCCGCTCGCCGAGCGGCTCGGGGCCATCGTCACCGCCGTCGACCTGATCGGCTTCGGCCGGACCCGTTCCTCGGGTCGCAGCGCGGCCCTCAGCACCCAGCGCCGCGTCGTGCACACGGCACTCGACGAACTCGGTTCGGCGCTGATCATCGGCAACTCGATGGGCGCCTGCATCGGCGTCGGCGTGACCGCGACGCGCCCCGAGTCCGTCGCCGGGCTCGTGCTCGTCGACCCGGCCGTCCCGCACCCGCGGCCCGGGGTGGCGGACTGGATCCGGCTGGCGTGGCTGGCGCCGCTGGCGGTCCCGGCCCTCGGCGCCGGGGTGGTCGCGCTGCGAGCCCGGACGCTCGGACCCGAGCGGCTCGTCGACACCGCCGTGCAGGCGAGCGCAGGCCGCGCCGACGCGGTGGACCCCGACCTTCGTCGCCGCATGGTCGAGCTGACCGCCGAGCGGCTGCGATGGCCCGACGCCGCCACGGCCTACGCGGACGCGGCGCGCTCGCTCGTCGCGTACCTCGCGCGCGGCCTCCACCGCGACCTCGCGGCGGCAAGCGCCGAGCGGCCGACCCTGATCCTCCACGGCGCCGACGACCGGCTGGTCCCCCTCGAAGCGGCCCGCCACGCCGCGGACGTCCACGACCTGGACCTCCACGTGCTCGACGGGATGGGCCACGCCCCGCAGCTCGAAGACCCGGGCCGCGTCGTCGGGGTCATCGAGACCTGGATCGAGGGGCGGCCGCTCCCCGGTTGGACCGCCCGCCCGGCCGACGCGGGGCGCTGA
- a CDS encoding PspA/IM30 family protein: MWDALKRWWRYLGAKVGVRLEERADPKVQLEQAIRDARQQHQRLLEQATNVIANQKQTQLRLDRAMEDYERANASARQALLLGDQEARAGNADKATTFNQAAEGFASRIVSLEAQVGQLREQLLDATRASEQAKSAVTQNSAAVQKKLAEREQLLSQLDQARMHEQMNTAMNQLSEAVGEDVPTFEEVRIKIERRLARAQAASELSGTSVDAKMLEVEQAQLSAEAQARLGSLRAELGLRAPPMLNAPEESG, translated from the coding sequence ATGTGGGACGCCCTGAAGCGATGGTGGCGGTACCTCGGGGCGAAGGTCGGCGTGCGCCTCGAGGAGCGCGCCGACCCGAAGGTCCAGCTCGAGCAGGCGATCCGTGACGCGCGCCAGCAGCACCAACGGCTGCTCGAGCAGGCGACGAACGTGATCGCCAACCAGAAGCAGACGCAGCTGCGCCTCGACCGGGCGATGGAGGACTACGAGCGGGCCAACGCCTCCGCCCGTCAAGCGCTGCTGCTCGGGGACCAGGAGGCGCGGGCGGGCAACGCGGACAAGGCCACGACCTTCAACCAGGCCGCCGAGGGCTTCGCGAGCCGGATCGTGAGCCTCGAGGCCCAGGTGGGCCAGCTCCGGGAACAGTTGCTCGACGCGACGCGTGCCTCGGAGCAGGCGAAGTCGGCGGTCACCCAGAACTCGGCCGCGGTGCAGAAGAAGCTCGCCGAGCGGGAGCAGCTCTTGAGCCAGCTCGACCAGGCCCGCATGCACGAGCAGATGAACACGGCGATGAACCAGCTGTCGGAAGCGGTCGGTGAGGACGTCCCGACCTTCGAGGAGGTCCGCATCAAGATTGAGCGTCGCCTCGCCCGCGCGCAGGCGGCCTCCGAGCTCAGCGGGACCAGCGTCGACGCCAAGATGCTCGAGGTCGAGCAGGCGCAGCTGAGCGCCGAGGCCCAAGCCCGGCTCGGCTCGCTACGGGCTGAGCTTGGGCTGCGCGCCCCCCCGATGCTGAACGCGCCCGAGGAATCCGGCTAA
- a CDS encoding TMEM175 family protein has translation MSSRASSTTRSRPSGSGSPPTSCSRSAGRSPTCWGERVRAPHRAPRQHGAIAAPELDERGRGLDRVIAFSDGVFAIAITLLVLNLRVPHVSGPHVDRRLLDGLGHDGGLLIGFVISFYVIARFWLVHHRLSVLLRRVDTTFIVLNLVFLAAIVFLPFPTEIIGQYGNTTTGVVFYAAAFVVTAGLSAATWEYALRVGLVDPRVPPSTRRHARVRAAVPILIFGISIPVAFADPSIAKLCWIGLVAQRQVAARVAGGSDPG, from the coding sequence CTGTCGTCGAGGGCCTCCAGCACGACGCGTTCGCGGCCGAGCGGATCCGGATCACCACCGACGAGCTGCTCGAGGAGCGCCGGGAGGTCGCCGACCTGCTGGGGTGAGCGGGTCCGCGCCCCCCACCGCGCGCCGCGTCAGCATGGTGCGATCGCGGCACCAGAGCTGGACGAGCGAGGCCGGGGGCTCGACCGGGTCATCGCTTTCAGCGACGGCGTGTTCGCCATCGCCATCACCCTGCTCGTCCTCAACCTGCGGGTCCCCCACGTCTCCGGTCCGCACGTCGACCGTCGGCTGCTGGACGGGCTCGGCCACGACGGGGGCCTGCTGATCGGGTTCGTGATCTCCTTCTACGTGATCGCCCGGTTCTGGCTCGTCCACCACCGCCTGTCGGTCCTGCTCCGGCGAGTGGACACGACGTTCATCGTGCTGAACCTCGTGTTCCTCGCCGCCATCGTCTTCCTCCCCTTCCCCACCGAGATCATCGGGCAGTACGGGAACACAACCACGGGGGTCGTCTTCTACGCCGCCGCGTTCGTGGTGACGGCCGGGCTCTCGGCGGCGACGTGGGAGTACGCCCTCCGCGTCGGGCTCGTCGACCCGCGAGTCCCCCCGTCGACGCGGCGGCACGCCCGGGTCCGCGCCGCCGTGCCCATCCTCATCTTCGGGATCTCCATCCCGGTCGCCTTCGCCGACCCGTCGATCGCGAAGCTGTGCTGGATCGGGCTGGTGGCCCAGCGCCAAGTCGCGGCGCGCGTCGCCGGCGGGTCCGATCCCGGTTAG
- a CDS encoding malate dehydrogenase — MATRALHVTVTGAAGQIGYALVHRIAAGALLGDEQPVVLRLLEIEPAMAALEGVVMELEDGAHPLLAGIEPTADVTRAFEGASWCLLVGSVPRKAGMERRDLLTVNGGIFQPQGRAINDHAASDVRILVVGNPANTNCLIARSNAPDVPAERWFAMMRLDENRAKSQLAKRADVPTRTVTNLAVWGNHSTTQFPDFFHARIEGRPVPDVITDHDWLRGPFLETVQQRGAAVIAARGASSAASAAHAAIESVNSIWRRTPADDWHSLAVPSRGEYGIPEGLQFGFPVRSDGSSWSVVEGLQHDAFAAERIRITTDELLEERREVADLLG, encoded by the coding sequence ATGGCGACCCGCGCGCTCCACGTCACGGTCACCGGCGCCGCCGGCCAGATCGGCTACGCGCTCGTGCACCGGATCGCCGCCGGCGCCCTGCTCGGCGATGAGCAGCCCGTCGTCCTGCGCCTCCTCGAGATCGAGCCCGCCATGGCCGCGCTCGAGGGCGTCGTGATGGAGCTGGAGGACGGCGCGCACCCGCTCCTGGCCGGGATCGAGCCGACCGCCGACGTGACCCGCGCTTTCGAGGGCGCGTCGTGGTGTCTGCTCGTGGGGTCGGTGCCCCGCAAGGCCGGGATGGAGCGCCGTGACCTCCTCACCGTGAACGGCGGCATCTTCCAGCCGCAGGGCCGTGCGATCAACGACCACGCCGCCAGCGACGTTCGAATCCTGGTCGTCGGCAACCCCGCCAACACCAACTGCCTGATCGCCCGCAGCAACGCTCCGGACGTCCCGGCCGAGCGCTGGTTCGCCATGATGCGCCTCGACGAGAACCGGGCCAAGAGCCAGCTCGCGAAACGAGCCGACGTGCCGACGCGAACGGTCACGAATCTCGCCGTCTGGGGCAACCACTCCACCACGCAGTTCCCCGACTTCTTCCACGCCCGGATCGAGGGCCGGCCGGTGCCGGACGTCATCACGGACCACGACTGGCTGCGGGGGCCCTTCCTCGAGACCGTGCAGCAGCGAGGCGCGGCCGTCATCGCGGCGCGCGGGGCCTCATCGGCGGCGTCGGCCGCCCACGCCGCGATCGAGTCGGTCAACAGCATCTGGCGGCGGACCCCGGCCGACGACTGGCATTCGCTCGCGGTGCCGAGCCGCGGCGAGTACGGCATCCCCGAGGGGCTGCAGTTCGGGTTCCCCGTTCGCAGCGACGGGTCGTCGTGGTCTGTCGTCGAGGGCCTCCAGCACGACGCGTTCGCGGCCGAGCGGATCCGGATCACCACCGACGAGCTGCTCGAGGAGCGCCGGGAGGTCGCCGACCTGCTGGGGTGA
- a CDS encoding J domain-containing protein has translation MLLAELNVRHSRRHMPTRRVALGDAYLPLSGPGWGAVLLGAVVAEHLDDLDEEQRDLLPRLVHDAADGMAVPRIALRYRLQTDTHGLDRSRHRIVSEARLGSAPAVVLELDRHGSGVPQLLGAVMAAASLPSSARRTALRAIEAAVAHPVLPSGLVVRRLYEGVPGLQPFAPHANGDRKDDRWRGVPAERRWAMEVLGLGADMTVERPDVQARFRRLVRLAHPDHGAARVGAAERLAELSEARELLLAHADSAAPSAGRGA, from the coding sequence GTGCTGCTCGCCGAGTTGAACGTCCGTCACTCGCGGCGGCACATGCCGACCCGCCGGGTCGCCCTCGGTGACGCCTACCTGCCCCTCAGCGGCCCCGGCTGGGGCGCGGTCCTGCTCGGCGCCGTGGTCGCCGAGCACCTCGACGATCTCGACGAGGAGCAGCGCGACCTGCTCCCGCGGCTGGTCCACGACGCTGCCGACGGAATGGCGGTGCCCCGAATCGCGCTCCGCTACCGGCTGCAGACCGACACCCACGGCCTCGACCGGTCCCGCCACCGAATCGTGAGCGAGGCGCGGCTCGGCAGCGCGCCCGCCGTCGTGCTCGAGCTCGACCGTCACGGCTCTGGGGTCCCGCAGCTGCTCGGCGCGGTGATGGCGGCCGCGTCCCTGCCGAGCTCAGCCCGGCGAACCGCCCTTCGGGCCATCGAGGCGGCCGTCGCCCATCCGGTGCTGCCGTCGGGGCTGGTCGTGCGCCGCCTGTACGAGGGGGTGCCGGGGCTGCAGCCCTTCGCCCCGCACGCCAACGGCGACCGCAAGGACGACAGGTGGCGGGGGGTCCCGGCCGAGCGTCGATGGGCGATGGAGGTGCTGGGGCTCGGAGCGGACATGACCGTCGAGCGTCCCGACGTGCAGGCGCGCTTCCGGCGCCTCGTCCGGCTCGCGCACCCGGACCACGGCGCGGCGCGCGTCGGGGCGGCGGAGCGCCTGGCCGAGCTCAGCGAGGCGCGCGAGCTGCTCCTGGCCCACGCGGACTCGGCCGCACCGTCGGCGGGACGCGGGGCGTAG
- the icd gene encoding NADP-dependent isocitrate dehydrogenase, with the protein MPENIKMVDGALTVPDEPVIPFIEGDGTGVDIWPAAQRVLDAAVANAYAGRRAIAWREVLAGEKANRQTGSWLPDETVAAFREHLIGIKGPLTTPVGGGIRSLNVALRQVLDLYVCLRPIRWYPGVPSPVKRPDLVDMVIFRENTEDIYAGLEVEAGTPDAHTLIGLLEREFGWRIREDSGIGIKPVSETGSKRLIRAAIQYALARNRKSVTLVHKGNIQKYTEGAFRNWGYELTREEFAGVAVGWDDCHGEPGDKVLVKDNIADITLQQVLTRPEDFDVIATTNLNGDYLSDALAAQVGGIGIAPGGNINYVTGHGVFEATHGTAPKYAGQDKVNPSSLLLSGVMMLEHLGWQEPADLITKAFEATVADKIVTYDFARLMEGAHEVKTSSFAEAVIDHM; encoded by the coding sequence ATGCCCGAGAACATCAAGATGGTCGACGGCGCCCTCACGGTGCCCGACGAGCCCGTCATCCCCTTCATCGAGGGCGACGGGACCGGCGTCGACATCTGGCCCGCGGCGCAGCGGGTCCTCGACGCGGCCGTCGCGAACGCGTACGCGGGCCGGCGGGCGATCGCCTGGCGGGAGGTCCTCGCGGGCGAGAAGGCGAACCGCCAGACCGGCAGCTGGCTGCCGGACGAGACGGTCGCCGCGTTCCGGGAGCACCTGATCGGGATCAAGGGCCCCTTGACGACGCCGGTCGGCGGCGGGATCCGGTCGCTGAACGTCGCCCTCCGCCAGGTGCTCGACCTGTACGTGTGCCTCCGCCCAATTCGCTGGTACCCGGGCGTGCCGTCGCCGGTGAAGCGCCCCGACCTCGTCGACATGGTGATCTTCCGCGAGAACACCGAGGACATCTACGCCGGCCTCGAGGTCGAGGCCGGCACGCCGGACGCCCACACGCTGATCGGGTTGCTGGAGCGCGAGTTCGGGTGGCGGATCCGCGAGGATTCCGGGATCGGCATCAAGCCGGTATCGGAGACCGGCTCGAAGCGCCTCATCCGGGCCGCGATCCAGTACGCGTTGGCTCGGAACCGCAAGAGCGTCACGCTCGTGCACAAGGGCAACATCCAGAAGTACACCGAGGGCGCGTTCCGCAACTGGGGCTACGAGCTCACCCGCGAGGAGTTCGCGGGCGTCGCCGTCGGCTGGGATGACTGCCACGGCGAGCCCGGCGACAAGGTCCTCGTGAAGGACAACATCGCCGACATCACGCTGCAGCAGGTGCTCACCCGGCCCGAGGACTTCGACGTGATCGCGACCACGAACCTGAACGGCGACTACCTCTCCGACGCCCTCGCCGCCCAGGTCGGCGGCATCGGGATCGCCCCCGGGGGCAACATCAACTACGTCACCGGCCACGGGGTCTTCGAGGCGACCCACGGGACCGCGCCGAAGTACGCGGGCCAGGACAAGGTCAACCCCTCGTCGCTGCTGCTGTCGGGCGTGATGATGCTCGAGCACCTCGGGTGGCAGGAGCCCGCCGACCTGATCACGAAGGCGTTCGAAGCCACGGTCGCCGACAAGATCGTGACCTACGACTTCGCCCGCCTCATGGAGGGCGCCCACGAGGTCAAGACCTCGTCCTTCGCGGAGGCCGTCATCGATCACATGTAG
- a CDS encoding tetrahydrofolate dehydrogenase/cyclohydrolase catalytic domain-containing protein codes for MTARLLPGAPVADAVFADLEPRIKALTAAGHQPGLATILVGNESASAGYIRQKQEKAAELGMGSPHAHLPEDTTQADLVAAIRRFNDDPAVDAMLVQHPTPVQIDYEAALLEMDPDKDVDGLHPVNMGRLAMSLPGPIPCTPAGIEALLAHHDVPVAGREVCILGRGTTLGRPLALLLSQKRPTANAAVTVVHTGVPDWPRYTQRAEIVVAAAGVPGILQPQHISPGVVVIGGGVRYEGRRLLPDVDERCAEVAGAITPRVGGVGPTTIAMLFRNAVEAAERRASR; via the coding sequence ATGACGGCGCGGCTCCTCCCCGGCGCCCCGGTGGCGGACGCGGTCTTCGCCGACCTCGAGCCGCGGATCAAGGCCCTGACGGCGGCGGGGCACCAGCCCGGTCTGGCGACGATCCTCGTCGGCAACGAGTCCGCCAGCGCCGGGTACATCCGCCAGAAGCAGGAGAAGGCGGCCGAGCTCGGCATGGGTTCGCCGCACGCGCACCTGCCCGAGGACACCACACAAGCCGACCTGGTGGCGGCGATCCGCCGGTTCAACGACGACCCCGCTGTCGACGCCATGCTGGTGCAGCACCCCACGCCGGTCCAGATCGACTACGAGGCCGCGCTGCTCGAGATGGACCCCGACAAGGACGTCGACGGCCTCCACCCGGTGAACATGGGTCGGCTGGCCATGTCGCTGCCCGGGCCGATCCCGTGCACCCCGGCCGGCATCGAGGCGCTCCTCGCGCACCACGACGTGCCGGTCGCCGGGCGCGAGGTCTGCATCCTCGGCCGGGGGACCACGCTCGGCCGGCCGCTGGCGTTGCTGCTCTCGCAGAAGCGCCCGACGGCCAACGCCGCGGTGACGGTCGTGCACACGGGCGTCCCGGACTGGCCGCGCTACACCCAGCGGGCCGAGATCGTGGTGGCGGCGGCCGGCGTGCCCGGCATCCTCCAGCCCCAGCACATCTCGCCGGGGGTGGTCGTGATCGGCGGTGGGGTGCGTTACGAGGGCCGGCGGCTCCTGCCCGACGTCGACGAGCGCTGCGCGGAGGTGGCGGGCGCGATCACTCCCCGAGTCGGCGGCGTCGGGCCCACCACGATCGCCATGCTGTTCCGCAACGCGGTCGAGGCGGCCGAACGGAGAGCGTCGCGTTGA
- the purH gene encoding bifunctional phosphoribosylaminoimidazolecarboxamide formyltransferase/IMP cyclohydrolase yields the protein MSPRALVSVFDRAGLVEFARGLHELGFELVASGGTAAALTEAGLPVTTVEALTGAPEMLDGRVKTLHPRVHAGLLADLGNPGHRADLERHGIAPFDLVVSNLYPFAARPGIETIDVGGPTMVRAAAKNHAWVGVVTSPAQYGDVLAELRANDGALSSDTRRRLAREAFAHTAAYDAAIVGWLEGDELLPPHLVLPLERTDEALRYGENPHQRAARYRLVGTTSWWDAVEQHSGLALSYLNFYDTDAAWRLVHDLGSRPACAIIKHANPCGVAVADDLRTAYARALACDEQSAFGGVVALNRPLDAATAAPMVAGPQADVVVAPGYAAGTVDALMAKRKNTRVLEAPPPEPQRRDVRQISGGFLVQEPHRFVAGRDDWRVVTKVAPTDEQWKDAELAWRVCGHVKSNAIVLVRDGQAVGIGAGQQKRVDAAEIAARKAAGRAAGGASASDAFYPFPDGIEAAAAAGVAVVVQPGGAMRDDDLIERADELGLAMVLTGERHFLH from the coding sequence GTGAGCCCGCGTGCGCTCGTCTCGGTCTTCGACCGGGCCGGCCTGGTCGAGTTCGCCCGCGGCCTGCACGAGCTCGGCTTCGAGCTCGTGGCGTCGGGCGGGACCGCCGCCGCGCTCACCGAGGCCGGCCTGCCCGTCACCACGGTCGAGGCGCTGACGGGCGCGCCCGAGATGCTCGACGGCCGGGTCAAGACGCTGCACCCGCGGGTCCACGCCGGCCTGCTCGCCGACCTCGGCAACCCCGGCCACCGAGCCGACCTCGAGCGTCACGGGATCGCGCCGTTCGACCTCGTCGTCAGCAACCTGTACCCGTTCGCGGCTCGCCCGGGGATCGAGACCATCGACGTGGGGGGCCCGACCATGGTCCGGGCCGCGGCCAAGAACCACGCCTGGGTCGGGGTCGTGACGAGCCCGGCCCAGTACGGCGACGTGCTGGCCGAGCTCCGCGCGAACGACGGCGCGCTGTCCTCGGACACCCGCCGACGACTCGCGCGCGAGGCCTTCGCCCACACCGCCGCGTACGACGCCGCGATCGTCGGCTGGCTCGAGGGCGACGAGCTGCTGCCTCCGCATCTGGTCCTCCCACTCGAGCGGACCGACGAGGCGTTGCGGTACGGCGAGAACCCGCACCAGCGGGCGGCGCGGTACCGACTCGTCGGGACGACGTCGTGGTGGGACGCGGTGGAGCAGCACAGCGGTCTGGCGCTCTCGTACCTCAACTTCTACGACACCGACGCCGCCTGGCGTCTCGTGCACGACCTCGGCTCGCGTCCCGCCTGCGCCATCATCAAGCACGCGAACCCGTGCGGGGTCGCCGTCGCGGACGACCTGCGCACCGCCTACGCCCGCGCGCTCGCCTGCGACGAGCAGTCGGCCTTCGGCGGCGTTGTCGCGCTGAACCGACCGCTCGACGCCGCCACCGCGGCGCCGATGGTGGCCGGCCCGCAGGCCGACGTCGTCGTCGCCCCCGGCTACGCCGCCGGGACCGTCGACGCGTTGATGGCCAAGCGCAAGAACACCCGCGTCCTTGAGGCGCCCCCGCCCGAGCCCCAGCGCCGCGACGTGCGGCAGATCTCCGGTGGCTTCTTGGTGCAGGAGCCGCATCGCTTCGTTGCCGGTCGGGACGACTGGCGGGTGGTGACGAAGGTGGCGCCCACCGACGAGCAGTGGAAGGACGCCGAGCTGGCGTGGCGCGTGTGCGGCCACGTGAAGTCGAACGCCATCGTGCTCGTGCGGGACGGGCAGGCGGTCGGGATCGGCGCCGGCCAGCAGAAGCGGGTCGACGCCGCCGAGATCGCGGCGCGCAAGGCCGCCGGCCGGGCCGCCGGGGGCGCCTCCGCCAGCGACGCCTTCTACCCCTTCCCGGACGGGATCGAGGCCGCCGCCGCGGCCGGCGTGGCGGTGGTGGTCCAGCCGGGCGGGGCGATGCGCGACGACGACCTCATCGAGCGCGCCGACGAGCTCGGCCTGGCGATGGTGCTGACCGGCGAACGCCACTTCCTCCACTGA
- the purN gene encoding phosphoribosylglycinamide formyltransferase: MQRLGVLASGSGTILQAILDAGLPVGVVVVDRTCAATDRAAAAGVPVELVERTSFGPDFDRISYTHRVVDALKRHEVDLVAMAGFGTILGEPVHDAYPRRIVNTHPALLPAFKGWHAVEDAMGAGVKVTGWTAHLATLEVDDGPILAQEPVPVLDDDTVETLHERIKQVERRRYPEVLRALLEDERS; encoded by the coding sequence GTGCAACGGCTGGGAGTGCTCGCGTCGGGGAGCGGGACGATTCTGCAGGCCATCCTCGACGCGGGCCTGCCGGTCGGGGTGGTGGTCGTCGACCGGACGTGCGCGGCCACCGACCGGGCGGCGGCGGCGGGCGTGCCGGTCGAGCTCGTCGAGCGCACGTCGTTCGGGCCTGACTTCGATCGGATCAGCTACACGCACCGGGTCGTCGACGCGCTGAAGCGTCACGAGGTCGACCTGGTCGCGATGGCCGGGTTCGGCACCATCCTCGGCGAGCCGGTCCACGACGCCTACCCCCGGCGGATCGTCAACACCCACCCGGCGCTGCTACCGGCGTTCAAGGGCTGGCACGCGGTCGAAGACGCGATGGGCGCGGGGGTCAAGGTCACGGGGTGGACGGCCCACCTCGCCACGCTCGAGGTGGACGACGGCCCGATCCTGGCCCAGGAGCCGGTGCCCGTCCTCGACGACGACACCGTCGAGACGCTGCACGAGCGGATCAAGCAGGTCGAGCGGCGCCGCTATCCCGAAGTCCTGCGGGCTCTCCTCGAGGACGAGCGGTCGTGA
- a CDS encoding DUF4190 domain-containing protein, which yields MAALVLGIAVLCTGIIGGILAVIFGNLALARIDESNGGQKGRGLAITGIVLGWIAIGLTAIAAAAWLGYGISNL from the coding sequence GTGGCGGCCCTGGTGCTCGGGATCGCGGTTCTCTGCACCGGGATCATCGGGGGCATCCTGGCCGTGATCTTCGGGAACCTCGCACTCGCGCGCATCGACGAGTCGAACGGCGGCCAGAAGGGCCGGGGCTTGGCGATCACCGGGATCGTGCTCGGCTGGATCGCGATCGGTCTGACCGCGATCGCAGCCGCGGCGTGGCTCGGCTACGGGATCAGCAACCTCTAG